The Raphanus sativus cultivar WK10039 chromosome 2, ASM80110v3, whole genome shotgun sequence DNA segment AAACATTCTCTTGATGCAAGAACACAAAAGggtctaatgtttttttttccttaccTTAACATTGGTGAGATCAACATTGTGTTCCTCCAAGAAACTTATGAACTCCTTGAAGTTTTCCTCTGTTGGGAGATAGTGTCCACTATATGGCCATATAgcctgagaaaaaaaaaggtgagCAAGACCCTTTGAGTAAGAGATTCATACTTGCGGGAGAAGTAAGACATGTAGTTTTTAAGTACCTCAAGGATCCCATCGCGAGCAACCAATCTTCCTGCAGCAGTTGTGGCTCCTCCAGATAAGAAACTAGAGTGCTGGAATgcacctttcttcttcttccctacGTATAAGGTTCTAGTCGTGCTGAGTACAAAGATCGACTTTGATTCCTCAGTTGAGTTGATAAGAGTCATGCTTTGTTTGTACAATAGTCTCCCATCTTCCACTATCACTTCATATGCTTCTCTCTCCATCTACAGGTTTTGAAAGAAACACAAATTAGTAATCAACAAGGTACAGCTAGCTAGCTAACTAGTATGGTTGAGAGTCTTTGAGGGTAAGAAAGAGACTCACTGGTCCGAGATATGCGATGCATTGTTTTTGCAGAACACTTCTTGGGTGTTTTTCAAGATTTACATCTTTTCCGTCTCCTATGTCCAACCTTTAGTTTCAAATGGGTTGAAACAGAGTTTAGATGAACAGACTCAAACACAGGAAGAGATGGGATGAACTTCTTTGGATCATGTAAGACTAACCAGTAAAAGAATGGCTGTGAGCTCTTGCTCGCTGACCAGACATCATAATAGAAGTGCAAGTTGTGGCCATAACGATGACGTGGGTCAATCTGTAGATGCAAGAGAATGGACAATAAGATTAGGTTCACAACATTCATAACGTGTTCTACAACcaaatgaatattaaatttatttgtataaaaaaacaTGGGGACTTACAGCTTCAAGCCAATGCTGAAGAGCTAACTTCTGAGCCTTCTCATCTTTTGACAAGCCTTTCCCAACCTATAAAAGTGAGACCCACATTGGTATTTTATAGCAACGAGAAATAATGAAACTAATAACATCTTGACTCTAAAGTAAACAGAgagatgcaaaaaaaaacttgtgaaaATGATGTCGTACCTTAGCGGCTCGTTTTCTAGCTCGTGTCCATTTCGAAACAGCCGGTTCGTGTTTCTCTTCTTTAAAGAAAGACACGGAGCTCAGGTCCAGAGCTGCACCATCAAGAGTCTTCCACCTACAACGTTTCAAGCAATAACAAGGgttaagttttcaaaatttttctTGAATACCTAGAGGTTGGGCCTAAGCCCGTAATCCTCAGGTCCAAAccacaatatataatattattcttAACATCTTTAAAAACAATAAGAAGAAGATGTGGATCATTGTAACTCACCAGAGCTCCTCAACGAGGACAGCACAATCTGCCAAGTTCCTTCTCGTCCTGTAACTCTTGTATACTTTTTGTAGCGTAGTTGCAGCTGCATCAAGCTCGGTGACCGGTCTAGGGGAGAAGAACACAAAAGGCTCAGGTGGAGTTACTGTGGGTTTCTTTATCTGGAGACTCTCACAGTTTCTTCCGTTCAAAGTGTTGTGAGCTGACTTTTTTGTCTCCAAAACCTCAAAACTTGTCTCAGTCTTGGTCTCTTTAGGAATCTCCCAGCTGTTGAAACTCAACGAACGTTCCATAGTAGG contains these protein-coding regions:
- the LOC108840460 gene encoding IQ domain-containing protein IQM1, whose product is MGLEVGSFSRLTSRNNSFKSPTMERSLSFNSWEIPKETKTETSFEVLETKKSAHNTLNGRNCESLQIKKPTVTPPEPFVFFSPRPVTELDAAATTLQKVYKSYRTRRNLADCAVLVEELWWKTLDGAALDLSSVSFFKEEKHEPAVSKWTRARKRAAKVGKGLSKDEKAQKLALQHWLEAIDPRHRYGHNLHFYYDVWSASKSSQPFFYWLDIGDGKDVNLEKHPRSVLQKQCIAYLGPMEREAYEVIVEDGRLLYKQSMTLINSTEESKSIFVLSTTRTLYVGKKKKGAFQHSSFLSGGATTAAGRLVARDGILEAIWPYSGHYLPTEENFKEFISFLEEHNVDLTNVKRCAVNEEYSSSFKSTPEEVISQEVEMPSEKARPVFDPARRLSCKWSSGYGPRIGCVRDYPMELQTQALEQVSLSPRVSPANTYGPIPSPRPSPKVRVSPRLAYMGIPSPRGVKCLNTHTLL